The window AACACCTCGACAATCTGGTTTGGGCGTGGCACTACGCCTGCGAACTGAGCGGCAAGCTACCGCTCGCGGCCAATATCCTGCCTCGGCTGGAACGACGGATTGCGCGGCTCACACGGGAAATCCCATGGCTCAACGGTTCTCTGACATATAACAGCGAGCCATTGCTCCAGCCGGGACCTTCTGGTGAGTTTTTCGATGCGTCGCGCGAGCCCCTTGGCAACGGGAGAACAAGACACATCACGTACGCGCCAGACACGCTATATCGCGCGTGGCAATTGCGACGTAACTGTGCGATGACACTGCATGAGAACATTGCGGTCGCCATCCATGACGAAGTGCTTGATGCCGCTGTACCTGACTTTGAGACGCTCAAAGACACGTGGGACCATCATGTCGAAGGGACGCCTGAAGCGCTCTATCTGGCGCGCGAAATGGTTTTCTCGACGCATCCTGAAACTAAGCTTCGCGACGTACTTGTACGCGTAGCGCCACAACGTGATGCCGATCAGATTGTGCATCTGGAACACGATCGAGCACAGAACCATGCAGATTTTCTATATGACCACGACACATTAGAAGATCTGGAGTTCATACACGCACTTCAAGATCTTTTGTTGCACCGATATGACCGGCAAGGTTTGATCATCGAAGCGAACCCAACATCGAATGTCTATATCGCACGATTAAAAACGTATGCCGAGCATCCGATCTTTCGTTGGAATCCTCCGGATGATCAACACCTCGCACACGGCGAGCGCTACAACCGTTTCGGCTTGCGTAGTGGCCCGATCCAAGTGCTGGTCAACACAGATGACCCCGGCATTATGCCAACCACACTGAGGACAGAATTTGCATTGCTTCTAGAAGCTGCCGTCGAGCTTGGCTATTCGCGTACAAAAAGCGAGATATGGCTGGACCGTATTCGGCAAGCCGGGATCGACCAATTTCATCGCAATCATCTACAGGTGTTCCCTGGGGTATGACTTGCATTATCATGCGGCTGCCCGGCACAATCGTCCACGCCGGGCTTCCGCAAGATTCGCTCCTCAGAACCGATGCCGCAGCCCCAACGCGACAATGACCTGGTTGTCGTTCGCGGACGGCGCCAGCGTCCATACCGTCGCGTTGAATGCCGGGTTACCCCTGCCCCCGCTCACGCTCTGGTAGACGCCCTCGAGATACACGTCCGTCCGCTTCGAGAACGCGTAATCGGCTTGCGCGACCACCTGATTCCATTTCGGCCGGGTTTCGCCCGAACGCGACGAGAAGCGGCCCATCGTGTACGTGTACGCGGCGGCGAGACTGAACGCGCGCGTAACGAAGTAGCGCCCGTCGATCGAGAAGTTGTCGAACACCAGCGAATCGCCCTTGAGCGCAGCGATGCTGCCGCCCTGCAGCACGCCGGTCACGCCGTCGGTCGCCGAATGCGACCATCCGAGGCCGACCGAATGCAGGCCGAACGCGTAGCGCCCCGCAAGGGACCAGATCTGCTGGCTGCCGCCGGTGATCGTCGCCGAGCCGTCCACGGTGCTCAATGCGCCGTTCGGATTGGCCAGGTTCCGGTCCCGGTTGATCTTCAGATACCCCGCGCCGAGCTTGAACGGGCCGTTCGCATAGGACACCCCAGCGCTCCACGCCGCGTTGTTGCCGAACTGGCCGGCCGTGTTCGAGAAGCCGTACATCAGGCCGAACGTCAGCCCGTGGTACGTCGGGCTCGTGTACTTGACCGAGTTGTTGATGCGGATGTTGCGGTTGGAATCGTCATTGTCGTACGGATGGACGGCGAGGTTGCCGCCCCAGCCGGGACCCGATGCGCCCAGCGGCGTCACGAAATCCAGGATGAGGTCGTACTGGCGGC of the Burkholderia ubonensis subsp. mesacidophila genome contains:
- a CDS encoding porin, with the translated sequence MYCDRNQNTHDKTRASAHGATFGGRRVSGLAGTVVAACLAGFGAGAAHAQSSVTLYGLIDTSITYANNQRTHGAGSPGSSNWSMTSGAQNASRWGIRGTENLGGGMSAIFALENGFSGTTGGLSQKGVDMFGRQAWVGLNSKTAGSLTFGRQYDLILDFVTPLGASGPGWGGNLAVHPYDNDDSNRNIRINNSVKYTSPTYHGLTFGLMYGFSNTAGQFGNNAAWSAGVSYANGPFKLGAGYLKINRDRNLANPNGALSTVDGSATITGGSQQIWSLAGRYAFGLHSVGLGWSHSATDGVTGVLQGGSIAALKGDSLVFDNFSIDGRYFVTRAFSLAAAYTYTMGRFSSRSGETRPKWNQVVAQADYAFSKRTDVYLEGVYQSVSGGRGNPAFNATVWTLAPSANDNQVIVALGLRHRF